One genomic segment of Candidatus Margulisiibacteriota bacterium includes these proteins:
- the proC gene encoding pyrroline-5-carboxylate reductase, whose product MKIAFIGGGRMAEALIRGLLTAKLTAPSDLKVSDTDPKRREHLKKTYLVSTYDDNQAAAGAAEVIILAVKPQVLPEVAAKLALQPDQLLISLAAGINLTYLQKKFPGVPVIRTMPNNPALAQAGITALVAGGQVKAPGLKLARQIFGVVGDVVEVEEKHMDAVTGLSGSGPAFIYLVLEAMIEAGVELGLDGPTATKLATQTVLGSAKTMISSQKSARELREMVASPGGTTIEGLAELEKGQVKQAFRAAVIAAARKSKVLAARWAT is encoded by the coding sequence GTGAAGATCGCTTTTATCGGCGGCGGGCGGATGGCCGAAGCCCTGATCCGGGGCCTGTTGACCGCGAAATTAACCGCTCCTTCCGACCTTAAAGTTTCCGATACCGATCCAAAGCGGCGGGAACATCTGAAAAAAACCTATCTCGTCTCGACCTACGACGATAACCAGGCGGCGGCCGGCGCGGCCGAAGTCATCATCCTGGCGGTCAAGCCGCAAGTCTTGCCGGAAGTGGCCGCTAAATTGGCGCTCCAACCGGACCAGCTCCTGATCTCGCTGGCGGCCGGCATAAATTTAACTTATTTACAAAAAAAGTTCCCCGGCGTCCCGGTCATCCGGACGATGCCGAACAACCCGGCCCTGGCCCAGGCGGGCATTACCGCGCTGGTCGCCGGCGGCCAAGTCAAAGCGCCGGGTTTAAAGTTAGCCCGGCAGATCTTCGGGGTGGTGGGAGATGTAGTCGAAGTCGAAGAAAAACATATGGACGCCGTGACCGGTCTGTCGGGCTCGGGCCCGGCTTTTATCTATCTGGTCCTTGAAGCCATGATCGAAGCGGGGGTCGAGCTTGGCCTCGACGGACCGACCGCGACAAAACTGGCCACCCAAACGGTCCTCGGTTCGGCCAAAACGATGATCAGCAGCCAAAAGAGCGCCCGCGAATTGCGGGAGATGGTCGCTTCTCCCGGCGGGACGACGATCGAGGGATTGGCCGAGTTGGAAAAGGGACAAGTTAAACAAGCGTTCCGCGCCGCGGTCATTGCCGCGGCCCGGAAGTCAAAGGTGTTGGCAGCACGATGGGCTACCTGA
- a CDS encoding bifunctional (p)ppGpp synthetase/guanosine-3',5'-bis(diphosphate) 3'-pyrophosphohydrolase — MKELLDKIRQSNPNADLDLVERAYTFAAQAHREHRRLSGDPYITHPFAVANILADLELDPKTIAASLLHDVIEDAGITREELAELFGDEVAKLVEGVTKLSQLSFVSREERQAENFRKMFVAMGEDFRIIVIKLADRLHNMRTLQFLSPAKQVEIALETQEIFAPLAHRMGMWRLKWQLEDLSFQYLEPDKYELIKQKVAESRGNREDFIAAFIEEIKALLDTGKIKAEVNGRAKHFYSIYRKMEDQRLEFEEIYDLTAIRIICDNVKDCYNILGLVHDAWKPIPGRFRDYIAMQKSNGYQSLHTTVFSSSRRPVEIQIRTREMHRVAEYGVAAHWRYKEGTTDRVLDQKMAWFRQMIEWQSELKDARDFMEGLKIDLAAEEVFVFTPKGEVIGLPAGATSVDFAYRVHTEVGHRCAGAKVNGRIVPLDHQLSNGDIVEVITGKKDNPSLGWLSFVKTTGARVKIKNWLKRQRGETKPGTPPAVAAEEVKAAPPVVVSRPRVRAKVAIKVSGLDNVLVRFSKCCHPIPGEEIIGLVTIGRGIAIHRYNCRNIVKADIPAERRVKVEWNPAAKQLFPVEIEIEAFDRVGVFKDILTQVSETGTNISAAKVTTKRGTSAIMRLMVDVENLEHLARVAAAIRLVADVYNVLRK, encoded by the coding sequence ATGAAAGAGCTGCTCGACAAGATCAGGCAGTCCAATCCTAACGCCGATCTTGACCTGGTCGAGCGGGCGTACACTTTTGCCGCCCAGGCCCACCGCGAGCACCGCCGTCTCTCCGGCGATCCCTATATCACCCATCCTTTTGCCGTAGCCAACATTCTGGCCGACCTCGAGTTGGACCCGAAGACGATCGCCGCCTCTTTACTCCACGATGTGATCGAGGACGCGGGGATCACTCGTGAGGAGCTGGCCGAGCTCTTTGGCGACGAGGTCGCCAAGCTGGTCGAAGGGGTGACCAAACTTAGCCAGCTTAGTTTTGTCAGCCGGGAAGAGCGGCAGGCGGAGAATTTCCGCAAGATGTTCGTTGCCATGGGGGAAGATTTCCGGATCATCGTCATCAAGCTGGCCGACCGCCTGCACAACATGCGCACCCTGCAATTCCTCTCGCCTGCCAAGCAGGTTGAGATCGCCCTGGAGACGCAGGAGATCTTTGCCCCGCTCGCCCACCGGATGGGGATGTGGCGCCTTAAATGGCAGCTGGAGGACCTCTCTTTCCAGTATCTCGAGCCGGATAAATACGAGCTGATCAAACAGAAAGTGGCGGAGAGCCGGGGGAATCGGGAAGATTTCATTGCCGCTTTCATCGAGGAGATCAAGGCGTTGCTGGACACAGGGAAGATCAAGGCCGAGGTCAACGGCCGGGCCAAACATTTTTACAGCATTTACCGCAAAATGGAGGACCAGCGCCTGGAGTTCGAGGAGATCTACGACCTGACGGCGATCCGCATCATTTGCGACAACGTTAAGGATTGTTATAACATCCTTGGCCTGGTCCACGACGCCTGGAAGCCGATCCCGGGGCGTTTCCGCGACTATATCGCCATGCAGAAATCGAACGGCTACCAGTCGCTCCATACTACCGTCTTTTCTTCGTCGCGCCGGCCGGTCGAGATCCAGATCAGGACCCGCGAGATGCATCGGGTCGCGGAATACGGCGTGGCCGCCCACTGGCGCTACAAGGAAGGGACGACCGACCGGGTCCTCGACCAGAAGATGGCCTGGTTCCGCCAGATGATCGAATGGCAGAGCGAGCTGAAGGATGCCCGCGATTTCATGGAGGGGCTCAAGATCGACCTGGCGGCCGAAGAAGTTTTCGTTTTCACCCCGAAAGGGGAGGTCATCGGCCTGCCGGCTGGGGCGACCAGTGTTGATTTTGCCTACCGCGTCCATACCGAGGTTGGCCACCGCTGTGCCGGCGCCAAGGTCAACGGCCGGATCGTCCCGCTGGACCATCAGCTAAGCAACGGCGATATTGTCGAGGTCATTACCGGCAAGAAGGACAACCCGAGCCTGGGCTGGTTGAGCTTTGTCAAGACGACCGGCGCCCGGGTCAAGATCAAGAACTGGCTGAAGCGCCAGCGGGGAGAAACGAAACCGGGGACGCCGCCAGCCGTGGCGGCCGAAGAGGTTAAAGCCGCGCCGCCGGTCGTGGTCAGCCGGCCGAGGGTCCGGGCCAAAGTGGCGATCAAGGTCTCCGGTCTGGACAATGTTCTGGTCCGCTTCTCCAAGTGTTGCCACCCGATCCCGGGCGAAGAGATCATCGGCCTGGTCACGATCGGCCGCGGCATCGCCATTCACCGCTATAACTGCCGCAACATCGTCAAAGCGGATATCCCGGCCGAGCGCCGGGTGAAAGTGGAGTGGAACCCGGCCGCAAAGCAGCTCTTTCCGGTTGAGATCGAGATCGAAGCTTTTGACCGGGTCGGCGTTTTTAAGGATATCTTAACCCAGGTCTCCGAGACCGGGACCAACATTTCCGCCGCCAAGGTCACGACCAAGCGGGGGACCTCGGCCATCATGCGCCTCATGGTCGACGTGGAAAACCTCGAACACTTGGCCCGGGTGGCGGCCGCCATCCGCCTGGTCGCCGATGTTTATAATGTGTTGAGAAAATGA
- a CDS encoding YggT family protein: MGYLILAINLIFTFFYVILVARSILPRLPRYRNKWPARALYDLTDPWLNVIRLGLPPEKIGFDAAPFIGLILLWLLQGFIVNYLLGG, encoded by the coding sequence ATGGGCTACCTGATCCTGGCGATCAATTTAATTTTCACGTTCTTTTATGTTATACTGGTGGCACGGTCGATCTTGCCGCGGCTGCCGCGTTATCGGAACAAATGGCCAGCCCGGGCGCTCTACGACTTGACCGACCCATGGCTTAATGTTATCAGGCTCGGCCTGCCGCCCGAGAAGATCGGTTTTGACGCGGCGCCGTTCATCGGTCTCATACTGCTCTGGTTGCTCCAGGGTTTTATAGTCAATTACCTGCTGGGAGGTTAA
- a CDS encoding class II aldolase/adducin family protein has product MLDEFKRIGCFLFQEGLVDSHGGNMSTRQEDKIYITRRDTMLGDLREGDIIEVGLEPGESDKQASRELPTHRAIYRATGAKAIVHAHPTRAIAVSITDNKIIPQDAEGLHVFRSAAIVRVHNPIGSDEVGRLLPTFLQGSSVVAVVKGHGSFAIGQDLEEAYKYTSCLEQSCKVLVAIRSSGGARPPAPRERIQPDRPRSAIPPGIGVMDRSRYRR; this is encoded by the coding sequence ATGTTAGACGAGTTCAAACGGATCGGTTGTTTTTTGTTCCAAGAGGGGTTGGTCGATTCCCACGGCGGCAACATGAGCACCCGCCAGGAAGACAAGATCTATATCACCCGCCGCGACACCATGCTCGGCGACCTGCGGGAAGGGGACATCATTGAAGTCGGCCTCGAGCCGGGAGAATCGGACAAGCAGGCTTCCCGCGAGCTGCCGACCCACCGCGCCATTTATCGCGCGACCGGAGCGAAAGCGATCGTCCACGCCCATCCGACCCGGGCGATCGCCGTTTCCATCACCGACAACAAGATCATCCCCCAGGATGCCGAAGGGCTCCATGTTTTCCGCTCGGCGGCGATAGTGCGCGTTCACAATCCGATCGGTTCCGATGAGGTCGGCCGTCTTCTTCCCACGTTCCTGCAAGGATCGAGCGTCGTGGCCGTGGTCAAAGGGCACGGCAGTTTCGCCATTGGCCAGGACCTGGAAGAAGCCTACAAATATACCTCCTGCCTGGAGCAGTCGTGCAAGGTGTTGGTGGCGATCCGTTCTTCCGGCGGCGCCCGCCCGCCGGCGCCCAGAGAGCGGATCCAGCCGGACCGCCCGCGTTCCGCTATTCCACCCGGGATCGGGGTCATGGACCGCAGCCGTTATCGGCGATGA
- a CDS encoding PfkB family carbohydrate kinase: MLVLGTIALDSIKTPFGEKKEILGGSAVYAAVAASFFAKTHLSGPVGADFPAEHVRWLESRGIDLTALQHLSGPTFRWGGYYEFDMNQAHTTETHLNVLSQFAPVIPEHLKKTPYVFLANLDPELQLKVISQLERPKLLVADTMNFWIESKRDALHEVIKKVDFMVMNDGEIRQFMETPNIPLAARRLIRLGCKGVIVKKGEHGALLFTESAHFSAPSYPQELLRDPTGAGDTFGGAFIGYLAKTGDLTEQNIRQAVVIGSVMASFNIEDFSLERMKRLKMKEIVARFEEIRRGAEFAQLAEMSWG; encoded by the coding sequence GTGTTAGTCTTAGGGACGATCGCCCTTGATTCGATCAAGACACCATTTGGCGAAAAAAAAGAGATCCTGGGCGGTTCGGCCGTCTACGCGGCGGTCGCGGCCAGTTTTTTTGCCAAGACCCATTTAAGCGGGCCGGTCGGCGCCGATTTTCCGGCGGAACATGTCCGCTGGCTGGAATCACGCGGGATCGACCTGACCGCCCTGCAACATTTGTCCGGGCCGACTTTCCGCTGGGGCGGTTATTACGAATTTGACATGAACCAGGCGCACACGACCGAGACGCACCTGAACGTCTTGAGCCAATTCGCGCCGGTCATCCCGGAGCATTTGAAGAAGACGCCGTACGTTTTTCTGGCGAACCTCGACCCAGAGCTGCAGCTTAAGGTCATCAGCCAACTCGAGCGGCCGAAGCTGCTGGTTGCCGATACGATGAACTTTTGGATCGAGAGCAAAAGGGACGCCTTGCACGAAGTGATCAAAAAAGTCGATTTCATGGTGATGAACGACGGGGAGATCCGCCAGTTCATGGAGACGCCAAATATCCCCTTAGCGGCGCGGCGGCTGATCCGTCTCGGTTGCAAAGGGGTGATCGTCAAAAAAGGGGAGCATGGCGCCCTGCTCTTTACCGAGTCGGCCCATTTTTCGGCGCCGTCGTATCCGCAAGAGTTGTTGCGCGACCCGACCGGGGCGGGGGACACTTTCGGCGGGGCGTTCATCGGTTATCTGGCCAAGACCGGCGACCTGACGGAGCAAAATATCCGCCAGGCGGTGGTTATCGGCTCGGTCATGGCTTCGTTCAATATCGAGGACTTCAGCCTGGAGCGGATGAAACGGCTGAAGATGAAAGAGATCGTCGCGCGTTTTGAGGAGATCCGGCGGGGCGCCGAGTTTGCCCAACTGGCCGAAATGTCCTGGGGTTAA